DNA from Clupea harengus chromosome 2, Ch_v2.0.2, whole genome shotgun sequence:
acacacacacacacacacacacacacacacacacacacacacacacacacacacacacacacacacacataaactcacacaaacagacacacacaaacagacacccacacacacagacacacacacacacacacacagatacacacaaacacacacacacacacacacacacacacagatacacacaaacacacacacacagacagacacacacactatggtaaGGACAGTATAGATGGTTCTTACTTGTagaaatgtgatgtcatcagctcccatcttctcttctatggctctgatggtgtctgaaagagatgagatctctctgctcatcttctcaatcttcttcttcatcgtctgactcttctgctcctcttcttccctcagtgcagctatcctggctgcctcttcatctcgtagaaactggtgaagcttctcaaactcctcctttaTCATCTCCTCTGTGTGCTGGGCCTGAGTCTGGAATAAGGTCAATAACAGAGAAAGTGTCTACTAGGGAATTCCTCTGGATTAACACACTTCATACGTAAAAGCTTCTTCCAACGTCTGTAGTTATTCTATTCATGCTTGAGTCTTGACTCTCACCTtaatgtgttttgctgtttcaTCATAGGTgagttttacattttcaaaagccTTTAGCTTTTCCTTTAAGGGATCCACTTTGACCATGATCTCctcctggaagagagagagagagatagagagagagtgagagagagacagacagagagagagagagagagagagagagagagagagagagagaaagagagatagagggagaataATACAGTAGTCTTTTACATACAAAGCCATTTGTGACGCTCCTCAGATGTCTTGGTGACTATTCCAACATTTGCTGGCATATTTATGAAAAGTCCTGAATGTGAAAATAATGAAGACAAATCAAGTCTCACATGTCAGTGAGCCTCTTGACTACAGCAATACTCATACTAATAATAATGGGTGTGCAAAGGATTGTAATGATGGTTCTGCCACCTAGTGTTGAGTTACAGTAACAACAGCAACTACCGGGATATAATACATTGGGGATTGGAAATCAATGTTTATAATGATCGATTAAATATTAGGCTGTAGCTTGCTGTTAATTATCCAATACATCCAATCCATTTCATCAGTGATCATGAAACTTACCTTACGGTCAACTGCTGCTTCAGCAATGGGACTGAAGTTGTGATTCTTATGTAGTTTTGAGTCtcgacacaccagacacacaagcTGCTGATCATCATGACAAAACAGCTTGAGTTTGTCTCCATGGAGACTACAGAGtgctcctctctgacctctctcctGTAAAAATGTCTCACACAGGTTTTTTAATGCACGGTTGGTTGGCGGCACGTGCTTTGATGACCtcctcctgcagactggacattctCTGGATCCTTTAGTTTCCCAGTactgctgcagacaggcttTACAGAAGCTGTGACTACATGACAGAACAACTGGGTCCTTGAAGATGTCagtgcacacaggacaggagaaatcCTCCTCTAACTTCGAAGCCATTCTCCAAGAATAAATATAAATCTGGTGTAAGCTTCCCTCTCGTTTACTTTCactttactttcactttcaGGAGTTTGTAAAATCCAGTCAGTTTCTGAGTCCTCTTGTCGTTTTAACCGATGTATGCAAGCATGGCAACCTCTCCAACGTCTTTATGAAAACAACTATGTCCAGTTTGAGTGTTTTTAAATTAGACTCTCACCGCTAGAACATTTGTAGAGGTGTAACGTGGAACAAAGCTGCCGTCTGTCACTGAGCTTCACTTCCTCATAACCAGTGTTGGCTCCTCCcatcttctctcacactctctgctaaacaccgccctctctctccctctgtgtgtgcagaagtcCTCTAGACAGTAAAGAGTCGTTAACAgtattatttacttatttatcatACATGCCAACTCTCCCGTTTTCCCGGGTTTCTCCAGTATTCTGACCCATCTCATGCCCCCCTCCCGTTTTTTCATTTCTCCCTGTAATCTCCCGTATTTTTCGAGGTCCAAAcgtattttattaataatcaaatcaaaatgtttgtCCAATGTTCTAAAGTTGCCAGATCATGTATGAAACGCAATTATGTcttacacaataaatacactataccattttaacccatttGTCAATCTGCCAACCTACATCCTATTGCGCAGTTGACCTTTCTGCGCAGGCTATAGACGCGCGAAGTTGAAACTGcaggggaaagggaaagggagaatgGCAGAAGGCGACGTCGGTGTACCACTGAAGAAGGtgaaatatgtttgtaaatTTAAGTTGTTAACTTGTTGAAGTTGTTGGACAGAAGAGTTTCCATGCATATCGAACAGTCATCTTGATAATAGTCATGCTTTTTGCAATGCGTCAACATGTCAAGTCTCAAAAACATAT
Protein-coding regions in this window:
- the LOC116223627 gene encoding E3 ubiquitin-protein ligase TRIM35-like: MASKLEEDFSCPVCTDIFKDPVVLSCSHSFCKACLQQYWETKGSRECPVCRRRSSKHVPPTNRALKNLCETFLQERGQRGALCSLHGDKLKLFCHDDQQLVCLVCRDSKLHKNHNFSPIAEAAVDRKEEIMVKVDPLKEKLKAFENVKLTYDETAKHIKTQAQHTEEMIKEEFEKLHQFLRDEEAARIAALREEEEQKSQTMKKKIEKMSREISSLSDTIRAIEEKMGADDITFLQVRTIYTVLTIHNHTDLIQHNHTDLIQHNPTVFIQHNPTDLIQHNHTVKKNPQHIRLSAECQQCPYWQVQSSACRCDLGNDRINQRRTAEKLKRHEAIY